The Flavobacterium sp. IMCC34852 genome contains the following window.
TTCCGCGGTTTGGATGCCCGATGCCGAACATTGTGTCAAAAAGCAAGCGGTTACTATTGACGATTGGGTTAAAACCAACCAACTTCAAAAACTTGATTTTATCAAAATGGATATCGAAGGTGCCGAGATTGAAGCGCTTGACGGATGTGTGGAAACGATTAAAACTTTGCAACCGAACTTTGCCATTGCTTCGTATCACTTTGTTAATGGTGAGAAAACATTCATCAAGGTAGAATCTTTTTTCCGCCAAATGAATTATCCCTACAAAACAGTCACCTTCAGAGGTAATGAAATTATCACTTTTGCCGGACCGAATTTGAAATAAAAGAAAGTTTCATGATTATAATTTATCACAATCAATCAAAAGTAACCAACGTCGTTTCAACCGAAGCGCGTGACTTTCCGACTTTAATAAATCGGAACGTGGTTGCCGTTATGCTTGATTTGGCGGATAAATTTGAACAGGAAATATTGGTTTGGTGTCACGAAAGTTTAAAAGATAATTTGAATGTCAATTCGATTGAAAACCTGTTTCACCATCAAAAGCTGCTTTTTTCTTTTAATCCTTCATCGACCAATTATTTCGGAAGAGAGTTGGGTTACATAGAAGATTCGCCTTTTATCAAAATTAATAAAGAAGTCCGATACGCCACTTGGCAAACGAGCAGTCAGGTTGGAGCCGTTCATGCTACGGTTTTAAAAGCGTGTAAATCTGAGCTAAAAGTTGAAAACGACTTTGACTATTTTTTACATTCTTTGGCCAAAAGAGCCATCGTTCACGGTTTGTTGTGCTATTCCGAGCCCAAATTGCTCCAAGGCAAAACCTCCGAAACACCACTGAAAACCGCAAGTCTTTCCACTCTTTTTAAATTCACAAAACAACATTACCGAATGCGGTGGATTTTCCTTTTGTTTTTTAATTTGATGTTGTTTGAAAAGCGTTTTCCGTTGCTGCCATTGGTGTTTTCTTTGTTTTATAAAAAGAGGATTTTGAACCCGATTAGACTAAACCAAATACCATTAGCCTCAACCAAAACGATAGTGGAAAAAGGCACGATTGATGTCTTGATTCCTACGATTGGTCGGAAACAATATTTGTTGGATGTGCTCAATAATTTAGCCGCACAAACGCATTTGCCAACCAACGTTGTCATTATTGAACAAAATCCAATGGCGGACAGCGTTTCCGAATTGGATTTTATCCAAAATACTACTTGGCCTTTTGCCATCAAACACCGTTTTACCCATCAAGCCGGTGCTTGTAACGCCCGAAACTTAGGATTGGAATTGATAACAAGTGAGTTTTGCTTTATGGCCGATGACGATATTGTTTTTGGCAATGATTTACTCGAAAAGGCTATAGACACTTTTCGGTCAACCGGAAATGAAGTGTTTTTAGTGGCTTGTCATTTGAAAACGCAAACTATAGAACGCCAAGCACCT
Protein-coding sequences here:
- a CDS encoding glycosyltransferase family 2 protein; amino-acid sequence: MIIIYHNQSKVTNVVSTEARDFPTLINRNVVAVMLDLADKFEQEILVWCHESLKDNLNVNSIENLFHHQKLLFSFNPSSTNYFGRELGYIEDSPFIKINKEVRYATWQTSSQVGAVHATVLKACKSELKVENDFDYFLHSLAKRAIVHGLLCYSEPKLLQGKTSETPLKTASLSTLFKFTKQHYRMRWIFLLFFNLMLFEKRFPLLPLVFSLFYKKRILNPIRLNQIPLASTKTIVEKGTIDVLIPTIGRKQYLLDVLNNLAAQTHLPTNVVIIEQNPMADSVSELDFIQNTTWPFAIKHRFTHQAGACNARNLGLELITSEFCFMADDDIVFGNDLLEKAIDTFRSTGNEVFLVACHLKTQTIERQAPKQFTVFGAGHAFVKSACLKGLRFNMGYEFGFGEDNDFGMQLRQRGFDILYISTTHILHLKAPMGGFRTKPTLRWQHEAIQPKPSPTVMLFRLLYDTPEQLLSYKTTIFLKNLNKSFLKNPFGYIKLFRKKWDTSVFWATKLKHE